CTTGGAAAATTATGACATGTTCTGCAAACTCTCCCTAAACCCTTTGTTAGGGCACTTTAAAACTTTTTAATCAGGTTTGTCATCCTTCTTAGTTTTTCTTTGTCTTAGCATCCATTATTTTTCCTTCTGAAACTGTGAAGTGTGTTGGGGGATTTTCCTATCTTAAATATGCctgataaatgcaagttattttgaTTGCACATAGCCACCATAATAAAGGTCATTCCCAAGATCTTATCTTATGTATCTAATGTATACTTTTTCGTATCATTCTTGCTCAGTATTCCTGACTGTTAAGTGTGAAGTGGAACTTCTGAGAAGGGAGGAAAGTAAATTGCTAGAAAACTAGCAGAATCTGACATAAAATCATAAGAATTTCTTTGCTTCACTGTTTGCAGAAGAAATTGGCACTGAGGAAGAATTAACACTCAAAATGCTTAAAACAAGATGAGTTAAAGGAAAAGTATTAGAGGATGTAATTAAGTTAAAGATGCTCAAAATATCAGGGTTTCACATACGATATCCAAGGATCCAAGAGAAAATGGGGTGTAAAAAACAGTAGAGACCTCACAAATTGTATTTCAGGGTATTATGCagtatttacagcacagaaaagccCTGTTGAATTACCTTGAAGAATTATGCTTTCCCTAGCATTAGGAATCAGCTGGAGGAATGATATCTGTCCTGCAAAGAAAATATTGGTTAATATTTCATTAATTGCAATTTATTATCACATTCTTCACTGATAAATAATGACCCTGAATGCTTTCCATTAAATTGGGTGTTGTAGTTCCCCTTTTTGTAATCACGATAATGTAATGTAGCCTTGATCCAACCATTCCACACCATGATATGgaatccaaatgtggccttaacaAAACTTCCTCCTTGGTTACAATCGAGCATGGATAGATAAGGCCTTCAAACAATGCATTTAAATGTTAATATGAATCTAATTGTGGATTTAAGTATAGATGGTCTTCATTATCGTGCTTGGCACTATGCCCTTCAACAACAGAAAGTGAGTCTTTCTCTCCCCACCTTTCCTGAAATGGTCTCCTCTTTAatcaggtctctctctctcaaccttcaCATTCAGTAGATCATCTCCCCTCCCCAGAAGACTCGAGATCCCATTCTCAACTCTCATGGTACATACCATGCACAGGTGGGCTATTGTGTCATATTGGTGTGTTGGACACCAAGCATGTATGTTAATGAAAAAATTTCTGAAAAAGTTTAATAGTAGCTCTTAGCATGTGCTTGTTCATTGGCAAAATGATGTTCAGGATAGATTTTACAAAGGAATTAAGTGCTTTTAATACTTCTTTATTTCTGTTCCTATCTTTTTTGTGCCATCTTGCAATGATGAAATTGGCCACTGCCACTACTGCACCATGTGAACTAAGAATGAATTGACAACTGAATTTCCAACTAAACCATTGGAGATAAATAGTGACATGTATAAAATAAGCTGCATAATTGCTAGTAGTCTGATTTGCAGTACTTATTAGGGGATGAAATGGAATATTAACTTCTGAGGGATGTGACAGAGAGGGAAGGTATGTGTACAAGAGGTTGGCTAGCCAATGGGCAGGTAGATTTGACATGAGGCTGAAGTTGTAGAGATGAGAGAAAGGAAAGAAGGATGGAAAGGCCAGGGGTCTGTTAGTGGCACCCTGGAGAATTAGGAGAACTTTAAACGTCAGTAAAGGGTCACTAAAAATGAAATCAAAAGAGCAAAGAGAAGCTATGAAATGAAACAAGCAGAAACATAAGTACTGCTACCAAAAGTATGCAAAAGGGAAGAGAATAGTGAAAGTAAATGTCAGTCCTTTGTAGATTGAAAATGGTGAGGTAACAATGAAAACTCAGAAATAGTTGAGGTACCAAAGCAATATTTTGTCTCTGTTTTCACAAGATAATAGTTTCTTCCCTAAACGACAAAGGAACTTGAGAAAATTACTATAACTAGGGTGAAGTTActaagtagactgatgggattaaaggttgataagtccccagggcctgatggcctACACCATAGTAGTAAAGGAGATGGTAGCAGAGATAATTGATGCATTAtctatgattttccaaaattccatgGACTCCGGAAAGGTACCAGTGGAATGGTATATGGTAATGTGACACCCTTATTCGAAAAAGCCAATTGGCAAAAAGTGGGAAACGATGGGCCAGTTAGTTTGATCTCTGTAGCGGACAAGTTGCCGGAGTCAATCATAAAGGAGGAAATAACTAAACACTTAGAAAAACAAAACTTAATTCATCAGTGTCACCATGGTTTCCTGAAGGGCAAGTTGTGTTTGAGATcattgctggagttctttgaggttGTAACCAGCAAGCTAGACAATGGGGGTCTAGACAATGTGGTACATCTAGActcccagaaggcatttgatgaggagCTGCATTCAAGACTcaaccagaaggttagatccagGGGGTTAAGGGTATAGCATTGGCTTAGATAGAAGATTGGATGACTGACAGAAAGCAAGGTCtcaggataaatgggtctttctcTGGACGGAGTACGACAACTAGTGGAGTACTGCAGTTCAGTTCATGTACctgaactatttacaatctatataaatgaccTGCAAGCAGGGACAGAGTATAAGATAGCAAAGTTCACAGATGGTACTAAAATAGATGTGAAAGCAGGCAGTTTACAGATGGCTctggataggctaggagaatGAGCCAGAATCTGGAATTTAATGAGGATAACTGCAACGTTGTCCATTTTGGATGGaaaaataaaaaggcaaattAATATTTAAACGGAAATCAGATTTAAAGTGTGTCAGtgcggagagatctgggtgtccttgtgcatgaatcatagaaaGTGGGTAAGCAGGTGCAGCATATAAtaaggaaggcaagtggaattctGGCAAAGGGACTGGATTATAAAAGGAATGAATTGTTGTTACAGTTATATAAGGCACTAGTGAGTCTACACCTGGAgtgttgtcagagataatggaaactgcagatgctggagaatccgagataacaaagtgtagagctggatgaacacagatgctgcttggcctgctgtgttcatcctggagtgttgtgttcagttttggcctccttacttgaagaaggatgtggtggcagtTCAGAGGAAGCTCACCAGAATAATTTGTAGGGAGTGcagattccagggatgaaagggctgtcatacgAGGAGTGGTTGAACATCTTGGGCTTGTactcgctggagttcagaagaatgagggggggagTCTGATTGAGGTACATACAATAAGATAAACATTGAATGGATGTACTCCTCTGTgtgacagtctcaaacaagaggtCAGAGCTATAGAGTGAGAGGCGATcggttcaaaactgagatcagGAGACATTGTTTCTCTCAGAGGActttgaatctgtggaactcattgcattagagtgcagtggaggcagaatcaatcaacggattcaagaaagaaatagacatGTTTCTGATTAAGAGTgggataaagggctatggggagcaggcaggaaaaatgagattagattagattagattagattccctacagtgtggaaacaggccatttggcccaacaagtccccaccgccccttgaagcatctcacccaagCCCATTCATCTGTAatccacacacacctgaacactatgggcaattttagcatggccaatccacctagcctgcacatctttggactgtgggaggaaaccggagcacccggaggaaacccacacagacacggggagaatgtgcaaactccacacagacagtcgcccgaggctggaatcgaacctgggtccctggaactgtgaggctgcagtgctaaccactgagccaccgtgccacccaatgaTGGGAGTTCAACAAAGATTTGTCAGTTGAGATGTGGGTAAGATCATCCATGGTTATGTTAAATGGAgtagcaggctcaaagggctgaattgcctacccATGCTCCTATCGCTaagttcctatgttcctatggtTATCTGGGATGGAGGTGTAAGATCAGAGGAATTATTGTGGTGTGTGTCAGACATGACATTGGAAGCCCGGAAGGGGATGGAGATCTGAGGATAGATTTGGGGATAAAGTTGAGGGTGGTCAGATGTCTTGTGAGGCGATCAGAAGGACCAGAGTGAGGAGGTTGATATCAGATTAAAAGAAGGTTTGGAAATTGGCTTATCATGGTGGGAAGTTGATACAGTAAACTGAATCCAGCAGGCACGTGGACACCATCTAGATTCATCCTTGCCCCTTTTGGCTGCTTGTTTTCCTGCAGTCTTGAAAGCTCAAGCAGTTAGAATAAAATGTAAAATGGTGGTTAAATGTGATGTGTACCACCTTATTTAAATTCTAATCCCATCTCCTGGAAATGGGTTGGCTCGTGTCCCTGTCCCATCTCTGTTAAAACTCGGAGAGAGCCGGTTGGAGTTGAGTTTCAGGTTTCTAACTTTTTATCATCTAACCCAACCCAGAACTTCATGGGGGTTTGTGGCTTTGAGGCTTAAATTTTTGCCGATTATGTGGAGTTATCTGAAGAGCTTAGACTGAGATTTGGATATTAGTATACCTCAGTTTGTTTGTAATCGGATAAACATCCACCATCAGACTAGCTTTCACTTTAATTTTGCTTTGTGGTCTTGTGTTTCTGGATGCCAGTATAACTATTCCAGTTTCATGAAACAGTAACTTGCCCTATTATTGGCAGGTAAGTGAAAATTGAAGGAGTTAAGAAAGAACATGCTTGGACAGCCTCAGGACATCCCATTCCTCGTATATTGACATAGTAACTGCCATTGAATTCCATGTGAAACATACATCAGAAGACATCCTAAGAATATATGAGCAGGCATGGACCATATGGGCTTCCTTGAACTTCTTCAGCCATCTAGCTTGATCATAGCTGACCTCATGTTTCTTGCCCACTCCCCGAATCCCTTCATTCCCTGAGATATCTATCAcattcttgaatatgttcaatgatggAGCATCCACCACCTTTTGGGATACAGAATTCGAAGATTCACAAATCTGAGTGAAGAATTTTTCCTCATTTTCGTCCCAAGGGATCATCTTCTAACTTGAAGCTGTGTTGgcaagggtatggggaaagggCATGTTGCAGAGAGGTGGAGAGACCTTCCCTGCTGACCTTGGTGCGGGACTAGCCACAGTCCACCATCTCCAGGGTTTCTTCCACACATGATGGTGTTGCTATAAGATCCATATTTTTAGGGTTTTGTTTAGAATGATTAGAGAGAGAGTATCTGCATTTCAAATCAGCTGGTCCCTTTTATTACCCTATTGCAGCTTACTGTTTCTTCCAAGCCTTTGGTTGGCCCCTCCAGCTTTGAATGTTAGCCTGCCGGTATTCAGAGAAGGGGCAAGACACTCTCCAAAGCAATTAAAGTTGTTTTGTCAGTGAAAATCAGCACCGATGAGTACTTTCACCCAGGAACATGTAAACAATCCAGACCTTTGTTTTTTGCACCCAAAGAGAAAATCCCTTTGTATCAGAGTTCCAGTATGTTGAAACCCACAATAATTTAGAGTTCATTTTGAATGTAATTTATAATCAGTCACTTACTTTCACAGGATCTTACATCCCTCCTTTTCCTTGAAATGCTCCTGAGATCATAGCTCTTCTCATTCAGTCCAGTTAACTGCTCTTTTGTTTGGGATTTGGCATTATAGCTATTTTTCAAATTTTCGGACAGATCTTCCTATggacaattataaacaaaatgtgTCTTGAAACATTTTACCCATTGTTTTCTCATCTCCCCTGAAGCTTTGAATCTCACTCTGTCGTTCAACAGATTGTGGCATTTCTCTAAAGCCTTATCCCATCAGTCATTCTGCATGTGGTAAATTGATACTAACTGAATGCCAACACACTTATCCACAATGGGATTCCTGGCACTGGTACTAATCTGGTCAATGTCTAACAAATGCATTTGTCAAAAAGTCACAATGAAAAACAGATCGAGGAAACTTAAGTGACATTTTCCATTGCAATTTTAGGTTGTAGAACCTAGTTGTCGCCCAAATTATTAAATCAGCACATCGAATGTGACTCAGCTGCACAATGGCATtgcacttagaatcatagaatcgccacagagtggaagcaggccatttggccgatcgattcctcaccaaccctccaaagagcatccaactcagacccacccccataCCCTGTCCCTTTAACcccgtatttcccatggctaatccacgtagcctgcacatccttgaacactatggacaatttagcatgactaatccatctagcctacacatctttggattatgcgAGGAAATACatacagacacatggagaatgtgtaatctccacacagcctgaggatggaatcaaacctggtccttggtgctgtgaggtagcagtgctaaccaatgagccaccgtactgccccaaATCTTAGCTACTTAGCTACAACACCTGAAGCTCTGAGGAATGTATTTAATTTTCTCTTTTTCATCTCTTCCCACAGCTTGCAATGTTCTCTCTCAGAAGCAATTATGATGTGCCAATTATAATAGCAGTGGATGTTCACTAGAACAGGCTTCCAGCCCTCTGCCAATGCTCCTTTTTCAGCTGTATGCTaaaaagctgcacaaaaatgacAAGGTTCAATGTTTCCACTCAGCATCTGGAGAGATTCCTCAATAAGTAGAGAGAGAAATCTTTACCCAGCATGGGCCACCTTACTGCTCCATAAAAATATTAATGCTGCCATGTTTACAGGCAACAGAGCATTTGGAGCATTCATATTTATCTCTTGAATTTTGATTTTACCCTTGTCTACAATAatggagcattttttaaaaattgattcatgAGATGCgggcattgctgactggaccAATACTTATTATCTATCCTTAATTGCTCTGGAAAAGGTGGTGTTCACTGTCACCATGAACTATTGCAGTCTATTTAACTGACTCATCCAATTCCACTTCTGGCCAatagtaactcccaggatgttaatgTTGTGACATTATGAGATGGTCATGTCATCGAACGTCAATGGGTAGATtgttgttggagatagtcattgtctgGAACTTGTTTGTAGCAATtattatttgccatttgtcagcctaaacctggacattttccaggtcttgctgcattcagATATAGACTgcatcagtgtctgaggagtcatgaatagcaCAAATATTATATTGCCATTAGTGAATGTCCCTACTTTTGACACTATGATGTACGGAAGGTGATTGATCAAACAGTTGAAAATCACTGGACCTAGGATTGTATCTATACTCAGAAGTTTCAATTCACTCTATTTTGGTTTGAGTCCATGATACTAAACATTTGGACTAAACTGGCAGATCCTCTCATAAATTGAACACCCTTCAAGGTGTTCTTCTGGTATTGGTGGGCTTTTTTGGCAATTTTGCACAAAATTACAAGCTCACCAATTTCCCTGTTTCCTGTaatgatttaattccattctatCAGCTACTCAATCTCTGTCACATCTATACTAACAATGTCATCTTGCAACATGTCTTGATTTTTCCACAAGTGATGATATCCCCCATCTGTTGCTGACACAGCCCTCCATTATCTATaacacatttcctgcacctctgctctCAACCCTTCCCCGCCCTCCCAGAACTTTGATAGGGCTCCTCTTGTCCTCATTTTCCACAGCATCAGCCTTTGTCTTCAAATGATTAGCTTCTGACCTTTCAGCTACCTAAGCATGACATCATCACCAAAAACATCTTGCCCTTCTTTCTCTGTCAGTATTGTGAAGTGACCAGCCCCTCTGCAACATCTTCGCTATTACTGCAAACTAAAACACCTGAGAAatagagagataacaaggtgtagagctggatgaacacagcaggccgagcagcatcagaggagcagaacttaggcccgaaatgtcagctttcctgctcctctgatgttgctcggcctgctgtgttcatccagctctacaccttgttatctcagattctccagcatctgcagttcctactatctttgagaAATACAGTCAGAATGTTTCCTTACCATTTCTTGTTCATGTTCCACTGAATCATCCTCAAGATTTACCCTTGCCCTCTTGCTAAAAACATTAAGTTGTTTGTGGACTTTTGCCAGTTCACTCCGTAGATCTCTTATTTGCTGCAGTAAAATGACCAGAAGTGACAAGCAGCATAACACAGCAAAAAAGAGAACAACAATAGTTGCAATCAGACCTCTCGAGGTAGTTCTGGTCCTTGTGTCTGGTAATTTAATCCAACATTTGGCTTGCATAGTTACTTAAATAAATAAAGTCTTTTAGTCCAAATCACTCAGATACATACAATGCTTTTACTCAACAGAGG
The Stegostoma tigrinum isolate sSteTig4 chromosome 15, sSteTig4.hap1, whole genome shotgun sequence genome window above contains:
- the LOC125458636 gene encoding tumor necrosis factor ligand superfamily member 13B-like isoform X2; this translates as MQAKCWIKLPDTRTRTTSRGLIATIVVLFFAVLCCLSLLVILLQQIRDLRSELAKVHKQLNVFSKRARVNLEDDSVEHEQEMEDLSENLKNSYNAKSQTKEQLTGLNEKSYDLRSISRKRRDVRSCERQISFLQLIPNARESIILQEDSTFIPWIVSSKKGEALEAISNKIVVRESGYYTVYSQVLYYDNCMAMGHVVQKRKANVVGNEQSVLTLFRCIQNMPNSSASNTCFTAGIVNLDQGDELELLLPSRPNANISMEKDSTFFGAIQLLR
- the LOC125458636 gene encoding tumor necrosis factor ligand superfamily member 13B-like isoform X1 gives rise to the protein MQAKCWIKLPDTRTRTTSRGLIATIVVLFFAVLCCLSLLVILLQQIRDLRSELAKVHKQLNVFSKRARVNLEDDSVEHEQEMEDLSENLKNSYNAKSQTKEQLTGLNEKSYDLRSISRKRRDVRSCERQISFLQLIPNARESIILQAEDSTFIPWIVSSKKGEALEAISNKIVVRESGYYTVYSQVLYYDNCMAMGHVVQKRKANVVGNEQSVLTLFRCIQNMPNSSASNTCFTAGIVNLDQGDELELLLPSRPNANISMEKDSTFFGAIQLLR